A portion of the Acidobacteriaceae bacterium genome contains these proteins:
- a CDS encoding glycosyltransferase, whose translation MLSVALFLLVFLGMIPALASFAQLLLVGLHGSRNHYKLCRDYTPRIAFVLPAWNEGDVIRSGIDSLMDLDYPQGHWRIYVVDDASTDDTPLIAKEKMAQYPGTVFHLRRDKGGQGKSHTLNHGLKTILADDWAEAVMIMDADVLFERQALRRMTRHLADPEVGAVTAYIKEGSFPNNVVTRFITFEYVTAQAAARRAQNVVGVMACLAGGAQLHSRENLEALGGVIDTSSLAEDTFTTLKTQLQGKRVVFEGNAVVWAEEPGTLTALWKQRLRWARGNLQLTVAFRHLWFRRSQHSKLGSVPFGILWFSIVFMPIFMILASAGLIGMYAFHREIAWSSFSTLWGTLVSVYLFETLFSYAIDPATAKRAWFEGFVFPGLISLAIMALFFLPHSMVRFLDTPASASGYAWSWHVILTLLIYSWASLSMLAAWGIYRLEKAGAPKWLCNTLLLLVGYGPQLCAIGFAALVAYCRGTKSEWDKTIKSGKVRILR comes from the coding sequence TTGCTTTCCGTCGCGCTTTTTCTGCTTGTCTTCCTCGGAATGATACCGGCACTGGCGTCATTTGCTCAGCTTCTGCTGGTAGGTCTTCATGGAAGCCGAAACCACTACAAACTCTGCCGTGACTACACGCCACGGATCGCTTTTGTACTGCCTGCGTGGAACGAAGGCGATGTGATCCGCTCAGGGATCGACTCGCTGATGGATCTCGATTATCCGCAGGGCCACTGGCGAATTTATGTAGTGGACGATGCGAGCACGGACGATACACCGCTCATCGCCAAAGAGAAGATGGCCCAGTATCCCGGTACGGTGTTTCACCTGCGCCGCGATAAGGGTGGCCAAGGCAAGTCGCACACGCTGAATCATGGACTGAAGACAATCCTGGCGGATGACTGGGCCGAGGCGGTGATGATCATGGACGCGGATGTGCTGTTTGAGCGCCAGGCGTTGCGGCGCATGACACGACATCTGGCTGATCCGGAAGTGGGCGCGGTCACGGCGTACATCAAGGAAGGCAGCTTCCCGAACAACGTTGTGACGCGGTTCATTACGTTTGAGTATGTGACAGCGCAGGCGGCGGCCCGGCGGGCACAAAATGTCGTCGGTGTGATGGCTTGCCTGGCGGGGGGCGCCCAGTTGCATAGCCGGGAAAACCTGGAAGCCCTTGGCGGAGTGATTGATACGAGTTCGCTCGCTGAAGATACATTTACAACGCTAAAGACCCAGCTACAGGGCAAACGTGTGGTGTTTGAAGGCAATGCCGTGGTGTGGGCCGAAGAGCCGGGAACGCTGACAGCACTATGGAAGCAGCGACTGCGCTGGGCTCGCGGGAACCTGCAACTGACAGTCGCCTTCCGCCACCTTTGGTTTCGCCGTTCGCAGCATTCGAAGCTGGGGAGTGTGCCCTTTGGCATCCTCTGGTTCAGCATCGTGTTCATGCCGATCTTTATGATCCTGGCTTCTGCAGGATTGATTGGGATGTACGCCTTCCATCGCGAGATTGCGTGGTCGAGCTTCAGCACTCTGTGGGGAACGCTGGTGAGCGTTTACCTCTTCGAAACGCTGTTCTCTTATGCCATCGACCCGGCCACGGCAAAGCGCGCGTGGTTCGAAGGGTTCGTCTTTCCGGGGCTGATCTCGCTTGCCATCATGGCGTTGTTTTTCCTGCCGCACTCGATGGTGAGGTTTCTGGATACGCCCGCCTCGGCAAGCGGGTATGCGTGGTCGTGGCACGTTATTCTGACCCTGCTCATCTATAGCTGGGCCTCGCTGAGCATGTTGGCGGCATGGGGAATATACCGGCTGGAAAAAGCAGGGGCCCCAAAGTGGCTATGCAATACTCTGCTGTTGCTGGTGGGCTACGGCCCGCAGCTTTGCGCGATTGGCTTTGCAGCCCTGGTGGCTTACTGTCGAGGGACGAAATCGGAATGGGACAAGACAATCAAATCCGGCAAGGTGAGAATTCTTCGATGA
- a CDS encoding cytochrome ubiquinol oxidase subunit I, which produces MDTLTLHRIHFGFTITYHYLFPQLTMGLALLIVVLKTLALRASDPETAAQYDVASRFWAKIFAINFLLGVVTGIPMEFQFGTNWSEFSRRTGGVIGMPLAMEGIFSFFLESAFLGLFLFGEKRLSRRMHWLSAVLVFTGSWISGFFIIVTNAWMQHPVGYKLLPNGVFEVASFRQLLLNPWAWLEYAHNMCAAVVTASFVMAAVGALYLLQRREGPYGRIFVKLGVVAGIISCILQVFPTGDLHGKYMAKNQPTAIAAMEGLFHSEKGAGMVLMGQPDYDSQTIDNPLVVNKVLSFLIYGTTAAEVQGLDHFPRDQWPSTLPLLFYSYHIMVGLGTWFAAIMGVAGLLLWRKKLYSARWVLWCLLLSWPLPYIATTAGWMTAEIGRQPWLVYGLIRTSAGSSSHVSAGNSLFTLLGFLGMYTVLSLLWIILVYNHIQNGPNEHNHNHHSLTA; this is translated from the coding sequence TTGGACACACTTACTCTCCACCGCATCCACTTCGGCTTCACGATCACGTATCACTATCTCTTTCCCCAACTTACGATGGGGCTCGCACTACTGATCGTTGTTCTGAAGACGCTCGCACTGCGCGCGAGTGACCCTGAAACAGCCGCGCAGTACGATGTCGCGTCCCGCTTCTGGGCGAAGATCTTCGCGATCAACTTTCTGCTTGGTGTTGTGACCGGTATCCCCATGGAGTTTCAGTTCGGCACGAACTGGTCGGAGTTTTCGCGGCGCACGGGCGGTGTGATCGGGATGCCGCTTGCGATGGAAGGCATCTTCTCGTTCTTCCTGGAGTCCGCGTTCCTGGGCCTCTTTTTGTTTGGAGAGAAGCGACTGTCGCGGCGTATGCACTGGCTCTCCGCGGTGCTGGTCTTTACGGGTTCGTGGATCTCCGGCTTCTTCATCATCGTGACGAACGCGTGGATGCAACACCCGGTGGGCTATAAGCTTTTGCCCAATGGCGTCTTCGAAGTGGCGAGCTTCCGACAGCTTCTGCTGAACCCGTGGGCGTGGCTGGAGTATGCGCACAACATGTGCGCGGCGGTGGTGACGGCCTCGTTCGTGATGGCGGCGGTCGGGGCGCTCTATCTGCTGCAGCGCCGCGAGGGTCCCTATGGCCGCATCTTTGTGAAGCTTGGTGTGGTTGCGGGGATCATCTCGTGCATTCTGCAGGTGTTCCCTACCGGCGATCTGCATGGCAAGTACATGGCGAAGAACCAGCCAACGGCTATCGCGGCGATGGAAGGCCTGTTTCACTCGGAAAAGGGCGCGGGCATGGTGCTGATGGGGCAGCCCGACTACGATTCGCAGACGATCGACAACCCACTTGTGGTGAACAAGGTACTTAGTTTTCTGATCTATGGCACGACGGCGGCGGAGGTGCAGGGACTCGACCACTTCCCGCGCGATCAGTGGCCGTCGACGCTGCCGCTGCTGTTCTACAGCTACCACATCATGGTCGGGCTCGGGACGTGGTTTGCCGCCATTATGGGCGTGGCGGGATTGCTGCTCTGGCGCAAGAAGCTGTACAGCGCACGCTGGGTGCTGTGGTGCCTGCTGCTGAGCTGGCCGCTGCCGTACATCGCCACAACCGCGGGTTGGATGACGGCAGAGATTGGACGCCAGCCGTGGCTGGTCTATGGGCTGATACGCACGTCGGCGGGGTCTTCTTCGCATGTGAGTGCGGGCAACAGCCTGTTCACGCTGCTTGGATTCCTGGGCATGTACACGGTGCTCTCGCTGCTGTGGATCATTCTGGTCTACAACCATATCCAGAACGGCCCGAACGAACATAACCACAACCATCACTCGCTGACGGCGTAA
- the cydB gene encoding cytochrome d ubiquinol oxidase subunit II codes for MGTLWFWIVALMLTAYVVLDGFDLGVGIIYLFVARTEPERAQALRSIGPVWDGNEVWLLAAGGTLFFAFPLLYASAFSGFYLPLMMVLWLLILRGVSIELRGQSSDPLWRTFFDGLFTFSSVLLTIFFGAALGNVVRGVPIGADNYFFLPLWTNFRTGASPGILDWYTILGGVLALAALSLHGALYLALKTEGHLERRALYFAHRIWYVTVALTAIGIPATVLARPASLNNYKGHPVAFLAPLAVVACVAMMRITMAKPSRLPSFLASCGFLTSMLVGAATGLFPVLLPAVGGKGQDLTIARAISGPHTLRVGLAWWSVGMCLAVMYFGIVYWLFRGKVPTDAEGYGH; via the coding sequence ATGGGAACACTCTGGTTCTGGATCGTCGCCCTGATGCTGACCGCGTATGTGGTGCTCGATGGCTTTGACCTCGGCGTTGGCATTATCTATCTCTTTGTGGCTCGCACGGAGCCGGAACGGGCGCAGGCTTTGCGCTCCATCGGCCCGGTGTGGGATGGCAACGAGGTGTGGCTGCTGGCGGCTGGCGGCACGCTCTTCTTTGCGTTTCCGCTGCTGTATGCGTCGGCGTTCAGCGGCTTCTATCTGCCGCTGATGATGGTGCTCTGGCTGCTGATTCTGCGTGGTGTAAGCATTGAGCTGCGTGGGCAATCGAGCGATCCGCTTTGGCGAACGTTCTTCGATGGGCTGTTCACGTTCTCCAGCGTTCTGCTGACGATCTTCTTCGGAGCGGCGCTGGGGAACGTGGTGCGCGGTGTGCCGATTGGCGCGGACAACTACTTCTTCCTTCCGCTGTGGACGAACTTCCGCACAGGTGCGTCGCCGGGGATTCTGGACTGGTACACCATTCTTGGGGGCGTGCTTGCGTTGGCTGCGCTGTCACTACACGGAGCGTTGTATCTTGCGCTCAAGACGGAAGGGCATCTGGAACGGCGTGCGCTCTACTTTGCGCATCGCATCTGGTATGTGACGGTTGCGCTTACCGCTATCGGGATTCCCGCCACGGTACTCGCGCGGCCGGCTTCGCTCAATAACTACAAGGGCCATCCTGTCGCGTTTCTTGCTCCGCTAGCGGTAGTCGCATGTGTTGCGATGATGCGGATCACGATGGCGAAGCCGTCGCGGCTGCCGTCGTTCCTTGCTTCGTGCGGGTTTCTGACGTCGATGCTTGTGGGTGCGGCGACGGGACTCTTCCCTGTGCTGCTGCCCGCTGTTGGTGGCAAGGGGCAGGACCTCACGATTGCCCGTGCGATTTCAGGGCCACATACTCTGCGCGTTGGCCTGGCCTGGTGGAGTGTGGGAATGTGTCTCGCGGTGATGTACTTCGGCATCGTCTACTGGCTTTTCCGAGGCAAAGTGCCAACGGATGCGGAAGGCTATGGGCATTAG